From one Candidatus Micrarchaeia archaeon genomic stretch:
- the dcd gene encoding dCTP deaminase, producing MTVLSKKTIEEYIKKGKIKFIPNIKESQIGRSSVDLTLDNTFWVFKDTFSPNKVIDLKKIGYKSALKKVKTNNIILKSQEMCLGITKEKIIIDKDIVGRLEGRSRYARMGLAVHITSSVHHPNSKNAIVLEIVNMAPFSIKLNSGMKISQIVFHKIE from the coding sequence ATGACAGTTTTATCTAAAAAAACAATAGAAGAATATATAAAAAAAGGGAAAATTAAATTTATACCAAATATTAAAGAATCACAAATTGGCCGTTCTTCTGTGGATTTAACTTTAGATAATACTTTCTGGGTTTTTAAAGATACTTTTTCGCCAAATAAAGTTATTGATCTTAAAAAAATAGGATATAAATCAGCACTTAAAAAAGTAAAAACAAATAATATCATTCTTAAAAGCCAGGAAATGTGTTTAGGTATTACAAAAGAGAAGATAATAATAGATAAAGATATTGTTGGGAGATTAGAAGGCAGAAGCAGATATGCGCGTATGGGTTTAGCTGTACATATAACAAGTTCAGTTCATCACCCAAATTCTAAAAATGCAATAGTATTAGAAATAGTTAATATGGCTCCTTTTTCAATAAAATTAAATTCTGGTATGAAAATTTCACAAATAGTTTTTCATAAAATAGAATAA